A section of the Oncorhynchus tshawytscha isolate Ot180627B linkage group LG09, Otsh_v2.0, whole genome shotgun sequence genome encodes:
- the LOC112234602 gene encoding phosphoinositide 3-kinase regulatory subunit 5 isoform X2, whose translation MEHTSCTEDRIHHALDRCLYGLGHSSPNTQPWNAGLCINRWSLEELVKRDPQNFIILLQQILRKTREVLEQSQDELVVPLALLFSSTLLQTPHFSPDSGVLQDACEVFHCFLSWPEPCCSASRHLLSLIQQELRAPGISFQRLLREEQGLTTTTTTNHSKTMTVLLMSPGEDVPPELLSVSEQLSGVCHSQRDTSITLIKHAFQAALGTKYPLQILHHALQSKGAEDLEQLVTAVTEALETAASTHDPDAARESLLQSLKRLVESIGIPPPDCHTSPEKVHTLTLPLAKCHMYSWDKDNFDILNDLLQSELDQLPVFNLPTDKGEDDDEDEETEEETIKNRYTDHRISTVSICSKDSMFSSYSLSSSLSVPSTLSESSGVDSDFSEDLETDDGQPETRRRPKSKVHLSQRFSMLFKSQRSSSLCRRAQSMGSRGDVIRDGPSGALFKRSKSLPRQVRLPRLPRSSGVPAPTSDGPFPQSHHVCVRKRAILSCEEGDGVEMSTLVRVVVFGGDREAGRLARAYTDLQQRESRCPRLTRAYRLQFYFVPVRRGNLGGPGGVSIVPEGHLGSLLKCPTSTKSNAVILEDSTTDIAQLIGMTDPWYKQSVLSLLSLSSDVLCQTTSKVDCDSDSSSSERVLLLADLVLYYCRNAAQPVLLQLYQAELTLAGGEKRREVFIHSLELGHTAGTRAVKAMGAASKRFGIDGDREALPLALYIVYNKVFVSGRSQRTETDMVCTSINLRKACKRPQQLDSKMESLHLTMTEVLKIQSSKSKKNYNQISRSEVKVDKVQVSGGSGITFPVCLDQDEKKIIQSVIRCEVSLCCKPGSGSDWRSHRSRPGQVQPLHPSFCSLLCLPITSFCGSQPS comes from the exons ATGGAGCACACCTCGTGCACAGAGGACCGTATCCACCACGCCCTGGACAGGTGCCTTTATGGTCTGGGCCACAGCTCTCCCAACACACAGCCCTGGAACG cTGGCCTGTGCATAAACCGCTGGAGTTTAGAGGAACTAGTGAAGCGAGATCCACAAAACTTCATCATCCTACTGCAGCAGATTCTGAGGAAAACTAGGGAG GTTCTAGAGCAGTCCCAGGATGAGCTGGTGGTCCCACtggctctcctgttctcttctacTCTTCTGCAG ACCCCTCACTTCTCCCCCGACTCTGGGGTGCTGCAGGATGCCTGTGAGGTGTTCCACTGTTTCCTGTCCTGGCCGGAGCCCTGCTGCAGCGCCAGCCGTCACCTGCTCTCCCTCATCCAGCAGGAGCTCAGGGCACCAG GTATCTCATTTCAAAGACTATTGAGAGAAGAACAGGGcttgaccaccaccaccaccaccaatcacTCCAAAACTAT GACGGTATTGTTAATGAGCCCAGGCGAGGATGTCCCTCCCgagctcctgtctgtctctgagcagCTGAGTGGTGTCTGTCACTCCCAGAGGGACACCTCCATCACCCTGATCAAACATGCCTTCCAGGCTGCCCTGGGGACCAAGTACCCCCTCCAGATACTGCATCATGCACTGCAG TCAAAAGGGGCAGAGGATCTGGAGCAGCTTGTGACTGCAGTAACAGAGGCCCTGGAGACAGCAGCCTCTACACACGACCCAGACGCAGCCAGAGAGAGTCTATTGCAGAGCCTAAAGAGGCTGGTGGAGAGCATTGGCATACCCCCTCCAGACTGCCATACAAGCCCTG AAAAGGTCCATACACTGACGCTGCCCTTAGCCAAATGTCACATGTACTCCTGGGATAAGGACAACTTCG ACATTTTAAATGACCTTCTTCAGAGTGAGCTGGACCAGCTCCCAGTCTTTAACCTTCCCACAGACAAGGGAGAGGACGATGATGAAGAtgaggaaacagaggaggaaaCAATAAAGAACCGATACACAGACCACCGGATCTCCACTGTTTCCATCTGCTCCAAAGACTCTATGTTCTCCAGCTACTCCCTGTCCTCCAGCTTGTCTGTGCCCTCCACCCTGTCTGAGTCTTCTGGGGTGGACAGTGACTTCAGCGAGGACTTGGAGACAGATGACGGTCAACCAGAGACCAGGAGGAGACCAAAGTCAAAAGTCCACCTCAGCCAGCGTTTCTCCATGCTCTTCAAGTCCCAACGCAGCTCCTCCCTCTGCCGACGCGCACAGAGCATGGGCTCCCGTGGTGATGTCATTAGAGACGGCCCATCTGGGGCGCTGTTCAAGCGCTCCAAGTCATTGCCTAGACAGGTCCGCCTGCCCCGCCTGCCCCGCAGTTCAGGGGTGCCTGCCCCCACCTCAGATGGGCCGTTTCCCCAGAGTCACCACGTGTGTGTCCGGAAGAGGGCCATTCTGAGTtgtgaggagggggatggggtggAGATGTCCACCCTGGTCAGGGTGGTAGTGTTTGGGGGGGACcgggaggcagggaggctggCCAGGGCCTACACTGACCTACAGCAGAGGGAGAGCAGGTGTCCTCGCCTCACCAGGGCCTACAGGCTGCAGTTCTACTTTGTCCCTGTGAGGAGAGGGAACCTGGGAGGTCCAGGAGGAGTGTCCATAGTGCCTGAGGGGCACCTAGGGAGTCTACTGAAATGCCCAACATCTACG AAGTCAAATGCAGTTATACTTGAGGACAGCACCACTGACATCGCCCAGTTGATAGGCATGACTGACCCCTGGTACAAACAGAGCGTGCTCAGTCTCCTCAGCCTGTCCTCTGATGTCCTGTGCCAG ACGACTTCTAAAGTGGATTGTGACTCAGATAGCAGCTCCTCTGAGCGCGTTCTCCTCCTGGCAGACCTGGTGCTGTATTACTGTCGAAATGCAGCACAGCCTGTTCTGTTACAACTCTACCAGGCTGAG CTGACCCTGgctgggggagagaagagaagagaggtgtTTATCCATTCCTTGGAGCTTGGACACACAGCAGGGACACGAGCCGTCAAGGCCATGG GTGCAGCTAGCAAAAGGTTTGGGATTGATGGAGATCGTGAGGCCCTGCCATTAGCACTATATATTGTTTATAACAAG GTTTTTGTAAGTGGGAGGAGTCAAAGGACAGAAACAGACATGGTTTGCACCTCAATAAACTTGAGGAAAGCCTGCAAGAGACCTCAGCAGCTAG ATTCTAAAATGGAGAGTCTTCACTTGACAATGACAGAGGTGTTGAAGATACAGAGCTCCAAATCCAAGAAAAACTACAATCAG ATCTCCAGGTCAGAGGTGAAGGTGGACAAGGTCCAGGTGAGTGGTGGCAGTGGGATCACCTTCCCTGTGTGTCTGGACCAGGATGAGAAGAAGATCATCCAAAGCGTCATCAG GTGTGAGGTGTCGTTGTGCTGTAAACCAGGCAGCGGTTCTGACTGGAGGTCTCACAGGAGCCGGCCTGGTCAGGTCCAGCCACTGCACCCCTCCTTCTGCTCCCTGCTCTGCCTGCCCATCACCTCCTTCTGTGGCTCTCAACCGTCATAA
- the LOC112234602 gene encoding phosphoinositide 3-kinase regulatory subunit 5 isoform X1, whose product MEHTSCTEDRIHHALDRCLYGLGHSSPNTQPWNAGLCINRWSLEELVKRDPQNFIILLQQILRKTREVLEQSQDELVVPLALLFSSTLLQTPHFSPDSGVLQDACEVFHCFLSWPEPCCSASRHLLSLIQQELRAPGISFQRLLREEQGLTTTTTTNHSKTMTVLLMSPGEDVPPELLSVSEQLSGVCHSQRDTSITLIKHAFQAALGTKYPLQILHHALQSKGAEDLEQLVTAVTEALETAASTHDPDAARESLLQSLKRLVESIGIPPPDCHTSPEKVHTLTLPLAKCHMYSWDKDNFDILNDLLQSELDQLPVFNLPTDKGEDDDEDEETEEETIKNRYTDHRISTVSICSKDSMFSSYSLSSSLSVPSTLSESSGVDSDFSEDLETDDGQPETRRRPKSKVHLSQRFSMLFKSQRSSSLCRRAQSMGSRGDVIRDGPSGALFKRSKSLPRQVRLPRLPRSSGVPAPTSDGPFPQSHHVCVRKRAILSCEEGDGVEMSTLVRVVVFGGDREAGRLARAYTDLQQRESRCPRLTRAYRLQFYFVPVRRGNLGGPGGVSIVPEGHLGSLLKCPTSTKSNAVILEDSTTDIAQLIGMTDPWYKQSVLSLLSLSSDVLCQTTSKVDCDSDSSSSERVLLLADLVLYYCRNAAQPVLLQLYQAELTLAGGEKRREVFIHSLELGHTAGTRAVKAMGAASKRFGIDGDREALPLALYIVYNKVFVSGRSQRTETDMVCTSINLRKACKRPQQLDSKMESLHLTMTEVLKIQSSKSKKNYNQQISRSEVKVDKVQVSGGSGITFPVCLDQDEKKIIQSVIRCEVSLCCKPGSGSDWRSHRSRPGQVQPLHPSFCSLLCLPITSFCGSQPS is encoded by the exons ATGGAGCACACCTCGTGCACAGAGGACCGTATCCACCACGCCCTGGACAGGTGCCTTTATGGTCTGGGCCACAGCTCTCCCAACACACAGCCCTGGAACG cTGGCCTGTGCATAAACCGCTGGAGTTTAGAGGAACTAGTGAAGCGAGATCCACAAAACTTCATCATCCTACTGCAGCAGATTCTGAGGAAAACTAGGGAG GTTCTAGAGCAGTCCCAGGATGAGCTGGTGGTCCCACtggctctcctgttctcttctacTCTTCTGCAG ACCCCTCACTTCTCCCCCGACTCTGGGGTGCTGCAGGATGCCTGTGAGGTGTTCCACTGTTTCCTGTCCTGGCCGGAGCCCTGCTGCAGCGCCAGCCGTCACCTGCTCTCCCTCATCCAGCAGGAGCTCAGGGCACCAG GTATCTCATTTCAAAGACTATTGAGAGAAGAACAGGGcttgaccaccaccaccaccaccaatcacTCCAAAACTAT GACGGTATTGTTAATGAGCCCAGGCGAGGATGTCCCTCCCgagctcctgtctgtctctgagcagCTGAGTGGTGTCTGTCACTCCCAGAGGGACACCTCCATCACCCTGATCAAACATGCCTTCCAGGCTGCCCTGGGGACCAAGTACCCCCTCCAGATACTGCATCATGCACTGCAG TCAAAAGGGGCAGAGGATCTGGAGCAGCTTGTGACTGCAGTAACAGAGGCCCTGGAGACAGCAGCCTCTACACACGACCCAGACGCAGCCAGAGAGAGTCTATTGCAGAGCCTAAAGAGGCTGGTGGAGAGCATTGGCATACCCCCTCCAGACTGCCATACAAGCCCTG AAAAGGTCCATACACTGACGCTGCCCTTAGCCAAATGTCACATGTACTCCTGGGATAAGGACAACTTCG ACATTTTAAATGACCTTCTTCAGAGTGAGCTGGACCAGCTCCCAGTCTTTAACCTTCCCACAGACAAGGGAGAGGACGATGATGAAGAtgaggaaacagaggaggaaaCAATAAAGAACCGATACACAGACCACCGGATCTCCACTGTTTCCATCTGCTCCAAAGACTCTATGTTCTCCAGCTACTCCCTGTCCTCCAGCTTGTCTGTGCCCTCCACCCTGTCTGAGTCTTCTGGGGTGGACAGTGACTTCAGCGAGGACTTGGAGACAGATGACGGTCAACCAGAGACCAGGAGGAGACCAAAGTCAAAAGTCCACCTCAGCCAGCGTTTCTCCATGCTCTTCAAGTCCCAACGCAGCTCCTCCCTCTGCCGACGCGCACAGAGCATGGGCTCCCGTGGTGATGTCATTAGAGACGGCCCATCTGGGGCGCTGTTCAAGCGCTCCAAGTCATTGCCTAGACAGGTCCGCCTGCCCCGCCTGCCCCGCAGTTCAGGGGTGCCTGCCCCCACCTCAGATGGGCCGTTTCCCCAGAGTCACCACGTGTGTGTCCGGAAGAGGGCCATTCTGAGTtgtgaggagggggatggggtggAGATGTCCACCCTGGTCAGGGTGGTAGTGTTTGGGGGGGACcgggaggcagggaggctggCCAGGGCCTACACTGACCTACAGCAGAGGGAGAGCAGGTGTCCTCGCCTCACCAGGGCCTACAGGCTGCAGTTCTACTTTGTCCCTGTGAGGAGAGGGAACCTGGGAGGTCCAGGAGGAGTGTCCATAGTGCCTGAGGGGCACCTAGGGAGTCTACTGAAATGCCCAACATCTACG AAGTCAAATGCAGTTATACTTGAGGACAGCACCACTGACATCGCCCAGTTGATAGGCATGACTGACCCCTGGTACAAACAGAGCGTGCTCAGTCTCCTCAGCCTGTCCTCTGATGTCCTGTGCCAG ACGACTTCTAAAGTGGATTGTGACTCAGATAGCAGCTCCTCTGAGCGCGTTCTCCTCCTGGCAGACCTGGTGCTGTATTACTGTCGAAATGCAGCACAGCCTGTTCTGTTACAACTCTACCAGGCTGAG CTGACCCTGgctgggggagagaagagaagagaggtgtTTATCCATTCCTTGGAGCTTGGACACACAGCAGGGACACGAGCCGTCAAGGCCATGG GTGCAGCTAGCAAAAGGTTTGGGATTGATGGAGATCGTGAGGCCCTGCCATTAGCACTATATATTGTTTATAACAAG GTTTTTGTAAGTGGGAGGAGTCAAAGGACAGAAACAGACATGGTTTGCACCTCAATAAACTTGAGGAAAGCCTGCAAGAGACCTCAGCAGCTAG ATTCTAAAATGGAGAGTCTTCACTTGACAATGACAGAGGTGTTGAAGATACAGAGCTCCAAATCCAAGAAAAACTACAATCAG CAGATCTCCAGGTCAGAGGTGAAGGTGGACAAGGTCCAGGTGAGTGGTGGCAGTGGGATCACCTTCCCTGTGTGTCTGGACCAGGATGAGAAGAAGATCATCCAAAGCGTCATCAG GTGTGAGGTGTCGTTGTGCTGTAAACCAGGCAGCGGTTCTGACTGGAGGTCTCACAGGAGCCGGCCTGGTCAGGTCCAGCCACTGCACCCCTCCTTCTGCTCCCTGCTCTGCCTGCCCATCACCTCCTTCTGTGGCTCTCAACCGTCATAA
- the LOC112234602 gene encoding phosphoinositide 3-kinase regulatory subunit 5 isoform X3 — protein sequence MEHTSCTEDRIHHALDRCLYGLGHSSPNTQPWNAGLCINRWSLEELVKRDPQNFIILLQQILRKTREVLEQSQDELVVPLALLFSSTLLQTPHFSPDSGVLQDACEVFHCFLSWPEPCCSASRHLLSLIQQELRAPGISFQRLLREEQGLTTTTTTNHSKTMTVLLMSPGEDVPPELLSVSEQLSGVCHSQRDTSITLIKHAFQAALGTKYPLQILHHALQSKGAEDLEQLVTAVTEALETAASTHDPDAARESLLQSLKRLVESIGIPPPDCHTSPEKVHTLTLPLAKCHMYSWDKDNFDILNDLLQSELDQLPVFNLPTDKGEDDDEDEETEEETIKNRYTDHRISTVSICSKDSMFSSYSLSSSLSVPSTLSESSGVDSDFSEDLETDDGQPETRRRPKSKVHLSQRFSMLFKSQRSSSLCRRAQSMGSRGDVIRDGPSGALFKRSKSLPRQVRLPRLPRSSGVPAPTSDGPFPQSHHVCVRKRAILSCEEGDGVEMSTLVRVVVFGGDREAGRLARAYTDLQQRESRCPRLTRAYRLQFYFVPVRRGNLGGPGGVSIVPEGHLGSLLKCPTSTSNAVILEDSTTDIAQLIGMTDPWYKQSVLSLLSLSSDVLCQTTSKVDCDSDSSSSERVLLLADLVLYYCRNAAQPVLLQLYQAELTLAGGEKRREVFIHSLELGHTAGTRAVKAMGAASKRFGIDGDREALPLALYIVYNKVFVSGRSQRTETDMVCTSINLRKACKRPQQLDSKMESLHLTMTEVLKIQSSKSKKNYNQQISRSEVKVDKVQVSGGSGITFPVCLDQDEKKIIQSVIRCEVSLCCKPGSGSDWRSHRSRPGQVQPLHPSFCSLLCLPITSFCGSQPS from the exons ATGGAGCACACCTCGTGCACAGAGGACCGTATCCACCACGCCCTGGACAGGTGCCTTTATGGTCTGGGCCACAGCTCTCCCAACACACAGCCCTGGAACG cTGGCCTGTGCATAAACCGCTGGAGTTTAGAGGAACTAGTGAAGCGAGATCCACAAAACTTCATCATCCTACTGCAGCAGATTCTGAGGAAAACTAGGGAG GTTCTAGAGCAGTCCCAGGATGAGCTGGTGGTCCCACtggctctcctgttctcttctacTCTTCTGCAG ACCCCTCACTTCTCCCCCGACTCTGGGGTGCTGCAGGATGCCTGTGAGGTGTTCCACTGTTTCCTGTCCTGGCCGGAGCCCTGCTGCAGCGCCAGCCGTCACCTGCTCTCCCTCATCCAGCAGGAGCTCAGGGCACCAG GTATCTCATTTCAAAGACTATTGAGAGAAGAACAGGGcttgaccaccaccaccaccaccaatcacTCCAAAACTAT GACGGTATTGTTAATGAGCCCAGGCGAGGATGTCCCTCCCgagctcctgtctgtctctgagcagCTGAGTGGTGTCTGTCACTCCCAGAGGGACACCTCCATCACCCTGATCAAACATGCCTTCCAGGCTGCCCTGGGGACCAAGTACCCCCTCCAGATACTGCATCATGCACTGCAG TCAAAAGGGGCAGAGGATCTGGAGCAGCTTGTGACTGCAGTAACAGAGGCCCTGGAGACAGCAGCCTCTACACACGACCCAGACGCAGCCAGAGAGAGTCTATTGCAGAGCCTAAAGAGGCTGGTGGAGAGCATTGGCATACCCCCTCCAGACTGCCATACAAGCCCTG AAAAGGTCCATACACTGACGCTGCCCTTAGCCAAATGTCACATGTACTCCTGGGATAAGGACAACTTCG ACATTTTAAATGACCTTCTTCAGAGTGAGCTGGACCAGCTCCCAGTCTTTAACCTTCCCACAGACAAGGGAGAGGACGATGATGAAGAtgaggaaacagaggaggaaaCAATAAAGAACCGATACACAGACCACCGGATCTCCACTGTTTCCATCTGCTCCAAAGACTCTATGTTCTCCAGCTACTCCCTGTCCTCCAGCTTGTCTGTGCCCTCCACCCTGTCTGAGTCTTCTGGGGTGGACAGTGACTTCAGCGAGGACTTGGAGACAGATGACGGTCAACCAGAGACCAGGAGGAGACCAAAGTCAAAAGTCCACCTCAGCCAGCGTTTCTCCATGCTCTTCAAGTCCCAACGCAGCTCCTCCCTCTGCCGACGCGCACAGAGCATGGGCTCCCGTGGTGATGTCATTAGAGACGGCCCATCTGGGGCGCTGTTCAAGCGCTCCAAGTCATTGCCTAGACAGGTCCGCCTGCCCCGCCTGCCCCGCAGTTCAGGGGTGCCTGCCCCCACCTCAGATGGGCCGTTTCCCCAGAGTCACCACGTGTGTGTCCGGAAGAGGGCCATTCTGAGTtgtgaggagggggatggggtggAGATGTCCACCCTGGTCAGGGTGGTAGTGTTTGGGGGGGACcgggaggcagggaggctggCCAGGGCCTACACTGACCTACAGCAGAGGGAGAGCAGGTGTCCTCGCCTCACCAGGGCCTACAGGCTGCAGTTCTACTTTGTCCCTGTGAGGAGAGGGAACCTGGGAGGTCCAGGAGGAGTGTCCATAGTGCCTGAGGGGCACCTAGGGAGTCTACTGAAATGCCCAACATCTACG TCAAATGCAGTTATACTTGAGGACAGCACCACTGACATCGCCCAGTTGATAGGCATGACTGACCCCTGGTACAAACAGAGCGTGCTCAGTCTCCTCAGCCTGTCCTCTGATGTCCTGTGCCAG ACGACTTCTAAAGTGGATTGTGACTCAGATAGCAGCTCCTCTGAGCGCGTTCTCCTCCTGGCAGACCTGGTGCTGTATTACTGTCGAAATGCAGCACAGCCTGTTCTGTTACAACTCTACCAGGCTGAG CTGACCCTGgctgggggagagaagagaagagaggtgtTTATCCATTCCTTGGAGCTTGGACACACAGCAGGGACACGAGCCGTCAAGGCCATGG GTGCAGCTAGCAAAAGGTTTGGGATTGATGGAGATCGTGAGGCCCTGCCATTAGCACTATATATTGTTTATAACAAG GTTTTTGTAAGTGGGAGGAGTCAAAGGACAGAAACAGACATGGTTTGCACCTCAATAAACTTGAGGAAAGCCTGCAAGAGACCTCAGCAGCTAG ATTCTAAAATGGAGAGTCTTCACTTGACAATGACAGAGGTGTTGAAGATACAGAGCTCCAAATCCAAGAAAAACTACAATCAG CAGATCTCCAGGTCAGAGGTGAAGGTGGACAAGGTCCAGGTGAGTGGTGGCAGTGGGATCACCTTCCCTGTGTGTCTGGACCAGGATGAGAAGAAGATCATCCAAAGCGTCATCAG GTGTGAGGTGTCGTTGTGCTGTAAACCAGGCAGCGGTTCTGACTGGAGGTCTCACAGGAGCCGGCCTGGTCAGGTCCAGCCACTGCACCCCTCCTTCTGCTCCCTGCTCTGCCTGCCCATCACCTCCTTCTGTGGCTCTCAACCGTCATAA